The proteins below are encoded in one region of Streptomyces spinoverrucosus:
- a CDS encoding ABC transporter ATP-binding protein, whose amino-acid sequence MQIQDLPYPDPGVPDARSGPRFLWWLGRNQLRGQLVALAWGLLHFVSVSALPFCVGFAVQAVIDRSGARLALAGGLMALACAGNAIGDTFLHRAAVTNWITAAARVQQLLARKAALLGSALTRRVAAGEVVAVSTGDVEKIGWFVEAVSRFTAAAVTIVLVCVGLLVYQSALGVVVAVGLPVLAVAVLPLLPRATRRADFQREKAGYATELASDTVAGLRVLRGIGGEELFLDRYRRASQEVRHAAVRSARMWSLISAIQVLLPGLLLIAIVWYGVQLARQGRITVGELVTVYSSVMILTYPLRHFEEIAMAYSFSRPSAKRAARVLSLERAVDFEGSGARSRVSGLPSGDLYDPATGLLAPSGRLTAVVCGDPDAAGRLAERLGGHPSEKGTSVLLGGVPLDELPLDRARAAVLVQDKDPVLLSGSLRELLDVPASGDVRAGEALAAAQCEDVLAALVQGSLDADDPMDARITERGRSLSGGQRQRLALARSLITDPEVLVLDEPTSAVDSHTEARIAQGVRELRAGRTTVVFTSSPLLLDRADQVVLVHEGEVAAVGGHRELVHKEPRYRAVVTREIEEEAALSGELNEFGADELNELDELDELDEIEETA is encoded by the coding sequence ATGCAGATTCAAGACCTTCCGTATCCCGACCCTGGTGTGCCGGACGCGCGTTCGGGGCCGCGATTCCTGTGGTGGCTGGGCAGGAACCAGTTGCGCGGTCAGCTCGTCGCGCTGGCCTGGGGGCTGCTGCACTTCGTGTCGGTCTCCGCGCTGCCGTTCTGCGTCGGCTTCGCCGTCCAGGCCGTGATCGACCGCTCCGGGGCACGGCTCGCCCTCGCCGGCGGACTGATGGCACTGGCGTGCGCCGGCAACGCCATCGGCGACACCTTCCTGCACCGCGCCGCCGTCACCAACTGGATCACGGCGGCCGCCCGGGTCCAGCAGCTCCTGGCCCGCAAGGCCGCCCTGCTGGGCTCCGCGCTGACCCGGCGGGTCGCGGCGGGCGAGGTCGTGGCCGTCTCCACGGGGGACGTCGAGAAGATCGGCTGGTTCGTGGAGGCCGTGTCCCGCTTCACCGCGGCGGCCGTCACGATCGTGCTGGTCTGCGTCGGCCTCCTCGTCTACCAGTCGGCTCTCGGCGTCGTCGTCGCCGTCGGCCTGCCCGTGCTGGCGGTCGCGGTACTGCCGCTGCTGCCCCGCGCGACCCGGCGTGCCGACTTCCAGCGCGAGAAGGCGGGATACGCCACCGAACTCGCCTCGGACACCGTCGCCGGGCTGCGCGTCCTGCGCGGCATCGGCGGTGAGGAACTGTTCCTCGACCGCTACCGCCGAGCCTCCCAGGAGGTCCGTCACGCGGCCGTGCGCAGCGCCCGCATGTGGTCGCTGATCTCGGCGATCCAGGTACTGCTGCCGGGGCTGCTGCTGATCGCGATCGTCTGGTACGGCGTGCAGCTGGCCCGGCAGGGCCGGATCACCGTCGGCGAACTCGTCACCGTCTACAGCTCGGTCATGATCCTCACCTATCCGTTGCGACACTTCGAAGAGATCGCGATGGCCTACTCCTTCTCCCGGCCCTCGGCCAAGCGGGCGGCGCGGGTGCTGTCTCTGGAGCGGGCCGTGGATTTCGAGGGCTCGGGTGCGCGCTCGCGCGTGAGCGGGCTGCCCTCCGGGGATCTGTACGACCCGGCCACCGGCCTGCTCGCGCCGTCCGGGCGGCTCACCGCCGTGGTATGCGGCGACCCCGACGCGGCGGGGCGGCTGGCCGAGCGTCTCGGTGGGCATCCCTCCGAGAAGGGCACGTCGGTGCTGCTAGGCGGCGTCCCGCTCGACGAACTGCCCCTCGACCGCGCACGGGCGGCAGTCCTGGTCCAGGACAAGGACCCGGTGCTGTTGTCGGGATCACTGCGCGAACTGCTCGACGTACCGGCATCCGGAGACGTCCGCGCGGGCGAGGCGCTGGCGGCCGCGCAGTGCGAGGACGTGCTGGCGGCGCTCGTGCAGGGCTCGCTCGACGCCGACGACCCGATGGACGCCCGCATCACCGAACGCGGGCGCTCCCTCTCGGGTGGCCAGCGCCAGCGGCTCGCCCTCGCCCGGTCGTTGATCACCGACCCGGAGGTGCTCGTGCTGGACGAACCGACCTCCGCCGTCGACTCCCACACCGAGGCGCGGATCGCGCAGGGCGTGCGCGAGCTGCGGGCCGGGCGCACGACGGTCGTGTTCACCTCCTCGCCGCTGCTACTGGACCGCGCCGACCAGGTGGTGCTCGTCCACGAGGGCGAGGTGGCGGCGGTCGGCGGGCACCGGGAGCTGGTGCACAAGGAGCCCCGGTACCGGGCCGTGGTGACCCGGGAGATCGAGGAGGAGGCCGCGCTGAGCGGCGAGCTCAACGAGTTCGGCGCCGACGAACTTAATGAGCTCGATGAGCTGGACGAGCTGGACGAGATCGAGGAGACCGCATGA
- a CDS encoding ABC transporter ATP-binding protein — MIGVAPPAYDPAAPTTAHTLPVGAPATVRAYVTELFRRHRRAFLLLIAVNTVAVVSSMAGPYLLGGLVERVSDGARELHLGLTVAFFLLALIVQAGFVREVRLRGAVLGERMLADLREDFLVRSVGLPPGVLERAGTGDLLSRITTDIDRLANAMREAVPQLAIGVVWVALLLGGLVVTAPPLAAAVLLALPLLVVGCRWYFRRAPAAYRSESAGYAAVAAALAETVDAGRTVEAHRLGARRVELSERRIKEWTAWERYTLWLRSVLFPVINVTHVTVLASVLMVGGVFVLQGWLGVGQLTTGALIAQMLVDPVGLILRWYDELQVAQVSLARLVGVRDIEPDAGDPALAPDGRDVHADRVHFGYVEGVDVLRKVSLEVAPGTRLALVGPSGAGKSTLGRLLAGIYAPREGRIALGGAELSRMPAERVRSHVALVNQEHHVFVGSLRDNLLLALPHSRLRSSEGSPVDAVDAELWAALGAVDADGWARALEEGLDTEVGSGGLALTPAQAQQIALARLVLADPHTLVLDEATSLLDPRAARHLERSLSRVLDGRTVVAIAHRLHTAHDADVIAVVENGRISELGSHAELVAADGAYAALWRSWHG; from the coding sequence ATGATCGGCGTGGCGCCACCGGCGTACGACCCGGCGGCCCCGACGACGGCACACACCCTGCCGGTCGGCGCCCCCGCCACCGTACGCGCCTACGTGACGGAACTGTTCCGCCGGCACCGCCGGGCCTTCCTGCTCCTCATCGCCGTCAACACGGTCGCCGTTGTCTCCTCCATGGCGGGCCCCTATTTGCTGGGCGGTCTCGTCGAGCGGGTGTCGGACGGTGCCCGTGAGCTGCATCTTGGTCTCACGGTGGCGTTCTTCCTGCTCGCGCTGATCGTGCAGGCCGGCTTCGTGCGCGAGGTACGGCTGCGCGGTGCGGTGCTCGGCGAGCGGATGCTGGCCGATCTGCGCGAGGACTTCCTCGTGCGGTCGGTCGGGCTGCCGCCCGGCGTCCTGGAGCGGGCCGGGACAGGCGATCTGCTGTCCCGGATCACCACCGACATCGACCGACTCGCCAACGCCATGCGCGAGGCGGTGCCCCAGCTGGCCATCGGCGTGGTGTGGGTGGCTCTGCTGCTGGGCGGCCTGGTCGTCACGGCACCGCCGCTGGCGGCGGCCGTGCTGCTCGCCCTGCCGCTGCTCGTGGTCGGCTGCCGCTGGTACTTCCGGCGGGCGCCGGCCGCCTACCGATCGGAGTCCGCCGGGTACGCCGCCGTGGCCGCCGCGCTCGCCGAGACCGTGGACGCCGGGCGCACCGTCGAGGCACACCGGCTCGGCGCCCGGCGGGTGGAGCTGTCGGAGCGGCGGATCAAGGAATGGACAGCCTGGGAGCGCTACACGCTCTGGCTGCGATCGGTACTGTTCCCGGTCATCAACGTCACTCACGTGACCGTGCTCGCCTCCGTCCTGATGGTCGGCGGTGTGTTCGTGCTCCAGGGCTGGCTCGGGGTCGGGCAGCTGACCACCGGTGCGCTGATCGCTCAGATGCTCGTCGATCCGGTCGGTCTGATCCTGCGGTGGTACGACGAGCTGCAGGTGGCCCAGGTATCGCTGGCCCGGCTCGTCGGGGTCCGCGACATCGAGCCGGACGCCGGGGACCCGGCGCTGGCGCCGGACGGGCGCGACGTGCACGCCGACCGGGTGCACTTCGGCTACGTCGAGGGCGTCGACGTGCTGCGCAAGGTGTCGCTGGAGGTCGCCCCCGGCACCCGGCTGGCGCTGGTGGGTCCCTCCGGCGCGGGCAAGTCCACGCTGGGCCGGCTGCTCGCCGGGATCTACGCACCGCGGGAGGGTCGCATCGCCCTCGGCGGCGCGGAACTGTCCCGTATGCCCGCGGAGCGCGTCCGCTCGCATGTGGCCCTCGTCAACCAGGAGCACCACGTCTTCGTCGGCTCCTTGCGCGACAACCTGCTGCTCGCCCTCCCCCACTCTCGGCTTCGCTCGAGCGAGGGGTCCCCCGTCGACGCCGTCGACGCCGAGCTGTGGGCGGCGCTCGGCGCGGTCGACGCGGACGGGTGGGCACGTGCGCTGGAAGAGGGGCTGGACACCGAGGTCGGCTCGGGCGGGCTGGCGCTCACCCCGGCACAGGCCCAGCAGATCGCGCTGGCCAGGCTGGTGCTGGCCGACCCGCACACACTGGTCCTGGACGAGGCTACGTCCCTGCTCGACCCGCGCGCGGCACGCCACCTGGAACGCTCCCTGTCCCGCGTCCTCGACGGCCGCACCGTCGTCGCGATCGCCCACCGCCTCCACACCGCCCACGACGCCGACGTCATCGCCGTCGTCGAGAACGGCCGCATCAGTGAGCTGGGCAGCCATGCGGAGCTGGTCGCTGCCGA